The window TGATTCGACGTGGGACACCGAGAGTGATGGAGACGATCCTGGAGAGAACCAAACGCGTCGCTCAAGCCAGGACAAAACTAAATCATGGACATCTGGTTTAGTACGttgcattttttaaaatcttgTGTAACCAACTATACAAATGTCGACGTTAACACGGCGAACGAGTACGCGAAAACTAATGTTAGCATTAGGCCACTACTAGCAcacgttagcttgctagctaacgttagcaactgTTCAACTAATGGAAGCCTAACGACCTACGTTACCTCCAAATGTGGAATATtgtttgcaggagaatgtaataGTTACCAACTCActtaaaactatcatttatatTGAACGAGTTTCATTTATAATGCCTCGTTTAGTTTGGGGTTACAAAGCTAGCTACCTACtatgctaactaacgttagcatgCTAAAGGCTAGATAAAGCGCTAACGTTTCGTTAGCTAGATGTAACGTTAGCTTTTCATCCCCACTTTGTCTTGAGCTAGTCATTGCATTATAGCctgcagtggcgattttagcatgtacatcttggtggggcaaactcagcatttcttttttttttagatgcatgccagcgaAGCCACTACGCAAGATTAAACAGTACATACGATGGACTACAAACGGTGCCCTATAAAATCACAATACTATGTCAAATTGGATAAAAAATGTTAACATTTGGAAAACATTTACGATAAATAAAATTATTTATTACGTAAGTATTCGACCCCCGAGTCAATAGGCCTACATTGTGAATGACATTTGGCACCAATTACAGCTGTCTCTAAGAGCATTGCACACCTGGAGTGCACGATATTTGCACATTatccttaaaaaaataaaatattcaagctatgtcaagttggttgttaatCACAGCtcaagtcttgtcatagattttcaagctgagttaagtcaaaactgtaactaggccactcaggaacaggcaccgtcttcttggtaagcaactctagcaACGCTTTTTTTGACTAACtgaagatagaccacagcctgttgGTTCCATTAAGAGCAAATGAATCgtagtgggcagagccaagcacgagctagcttTGTGTTTGCAGACATTGCAGCACGAGCACGATGTGGGCAAGTTGGTGGCAGAACACTGGGGAGTTCTTATCCATCTAATTTTAGAATGTTGCTATGGGCACAGCCAAACAGAAGTGATGGATTTGACAACCGCTTTACTTGCCTACTGCAGGTGGCAAACTTGCTACGGTAAATTAATTGGAGTCAATTTATAGAGTATAAAAGTCAAGTAAACAAGTGTAATTTtatataccagtcaaaagtttttcaaggttttttatttttatattttctacgttgtagaataatagtgaagacgaaCTATGAAATactacatggaatcatgtagtaagacAAGGTATAAAACAAATCAAACTGGGTGCGCgactcttcaaatagccaccctttgccttgacagctttgcacatgcttggcattctctcaaccagcttcacatggaatgtttttccaacaatcttgaaggtgttcccacatatgctggtcacttgttggttgcttctccttcactctgcggtcggactcatcccaaaccatctcaatttgcttcaggttgggggattgtggaggccaggtcatctgatgcagcactccaccactctccttggtcaaataaatagcccgtacacagcctggcggtgtgttgggtcattgtcctgttgaaaagtaaatgatagtcccactaagcccaaccCAGAAGGAATGGGGTAGCATTCTGCAGCGacgtggtagccatgctggttaagtgtgccttgaatttgaaataaatcCGTGTCACCCACAAagcaccataacaccacctccatgctttacggtgggaaatacacatgcagagataatccattcacccacaccgcgtctcacaaagacacggcggttggaaccaaaaatctccaatttggactcttaTTGGTGTGGTTTCTTTGgggaaatttgaccatgaaggtctgattcacataGTCTTctcagaacagttgatgttgagatgtctgttgcttgaactctgaagcagtTATTTGGGCAAAaatgtctgaggctggtaactcgaatgaacttatcctctgcagcagaggtaactctgggtcttccattcctgtggcggtcatgagagccagtttcattatagagcttgatggtttttgcgactgcacttaaactTTTTCTAAGTTCttaattttccgtattgactgaccttcatgtcttgatggactgtcgtttctctttgcttatttgagctgttcttgccataaaatggacttggtatttgaccaaatagagctatcttctgtatatccccttaccttgtcacaacacaactgattggctcaagtgTATTAATCCTTGAGTTGTCTTAacggtataaaaaaaaaatgacccACTACTATGTTTAATTAACAGCAGAGAGAATcccctaaattatattttttcaacttgaaatttgaTGACCTTTTCCTATAGTGACCcaaacattaaaaaaaactaaacatctttgttcatatttccatgaaagctgtacaccaccagggtacgtagtttgtcttagggtcatttttgacccggcaGTTATAAAATCACTTATGCACCACACAAATCACAGAGACATTCACACAATGAGATATTGAGATTGtatgctactgattgaactcagccagcagctcctctGAAGAGGAAGATctccatggttggcacagtttgaaagaacaagcctgaactcccccctccactccttGCGATAAGGgggagaggccttctcatcaaagtttgccttctcCCCACCACCAATCTAGTTTCTTACTTGCCAAAGAGTAACAAGAATGTGATcttcctgagcacactgcacaaaacggctgagatcagtgatcgtgaggactggaagccagccatcatcctggactacaaccacaacaaatatggcatggacaacctggacaaggtgatttaGAACTTACATTTAgagctggcccctggtcatcttccataacatcattgacgTGTTCTCATACAATGCCTTTGTAATATGgcacaagatcaaccctacctggatgcctgataagtgGAACAAGAGGGGTGTTCCTGGAGAAGTTGGGAAAGGCACtagtaaccccacacattcaaagaagggagtgCCTCCCCTGCACAgcagcgcttgtgaaagctgttcagggggctgaatcttgtcctgatccacctgaggctgcagctggggcaggcaagaggaggagatgcctcTAAAGGACCGTAAAACAaatatgtgctgcacatgtgagaaatgcatctgcaaagtccatgcacacacttgcgtactgtcctacatgtgctaattagagttgcTTGATCTGTTCTtcacgtttttgttttgtatctattgtattcttatttattgtttatacaccttgggggtgggggcaatggtttttaaaaaatgggagaagactattattttgtagttgaatttcttatatatacacacactgtacaatGAGAACTGTTTTGGCAACATAATGATATTTTCAAGActattgtttcccttcaataacaTGCATTCAACTACTTTCtacacatttctgctactttcttaggctatacacGTGTTATCTCTTGCTAAAATAAAAAGTTGTTTACACCTATGCTGCACCTTTTAGCAATAACAAACCTCTAGTTAAGAAAACAATTGTGACAGGTGTATTGTAATAAAAATGAGTAGTGTCCACTGATTTTAAATGCAGTCTTTCCtcattgtgaagagggaaaacccagatattcaaagtttgtgatgaatgaccggttgtttcttcatgcaaaatagatttggggtttacaattcaattaagctgctttattttaggggtttagtgaaggagGGTCTTTACaaaaatatttgtaaaaaaaactTAGGACAAGGGGAATATACAGAATGTTAGGACTACATAAGGGTGAAGGCGGAAACAAATTATCTACATAAGCTAGCTATAACTTAACTAGTTGGCTAACGTATCCACACTGGTCACTCGCACACTTGTCACTGTCGTGCCGTTTCTCGCACAGGTGCATTCTAAAGTGATTCGAGTGAACTTGTCACTCGCGCAATGGTCACTGTCGCGCTGTGTTTCTTGAGTTGCACGCTGTCTGCCACGACTCACAGAGCTAAATAACCTTCAGAACTGTGAACCCAGACAGATTATCCATTTACCAAGAAAAGCGAATGTGCTTTACAGAACTTTATTGAAACCATGTTTCGTAGGAATAGGATGTTTCTTTTGATGTGACGGCAGTGATTCTGCCGTAGCGCAGCACCACACAAATGAACGCCGAGGAAACACTATGGGGTGAAAgggcagactgtcagctttcatttgaggacattttcatccatatcgggtgaaccgtttcagcactttttgtacatagtcccctaTTTTAGGGGATTAAAGTAGTATTTGGTATTTTCGTCACCATTTTTGTTGATGAAATTAACACCGCACCAAATCACCCATGCAACTGTACAAACAGGGAAACTATGGGGTGAAACTACAGCTATGGTCTTGTACCCGTATCCTCTTCAGTTCCACTGACTTACACCCAGGTCAAAATAATTTTAGGTACCCAAAAGAAAATGAATGTATTTCTGCCAAATGGTTCATCCAATATCGCTGTACCATATCTTTCACAGTGGTCAAACACGTTCTCCAGGAACATGAGGGCTGCCAAGGACATGCAGAACTACAGAAAAGGGTATCCTGTAAGTCTGAAGGCTCTTGTTATTACACATgaatagggccaggagtttttgtCCATGTGAATTTGTCAGGAAAAATGTTGGGTCTTAGTAAGCCTAGGCTAACCTGGTCTTACCAGAACCCACGTTTTTTTTCTCCTGACCAGGTAAAACTCCAGGCCCTACACAGGTCATCTGTTTTTATCTTGTCATCGTCATGAGACATCATCTAgacatctgactgtgctgcttgTCTGCGTGTCTTCACAGAATCTAACAGACGACGAATGCTCAGAAGAGAGAATGTTCAATTTAAAATTCTATCTCAACGAATACCCCTCCTCCCCTGATGGTAGGTCATTTGCTATTCTTCCAAGCCGTTTTCAGTGACTGGAAAATGTGCGTAATGGTGTATGTAATGCTCTATATCTTTGTTTAGAAATTTTAATAGAATCCTTTCATAAAGAATGGAAGACGGACTATAAGAGGCTGGAGAGAGTTCACTCCTACATTCAGTGGTACGTATGATCCTAAATACTCCGGTTCTGTTATGGGCTAATTGTGTGTATTTGTTTCTTATGTATTCCCCCCGccacaaaagcagaattagagaaaattaatcactaacctttgataatcttcatccgATGACACTCTCATgatatcatgttacacaatacatttatgttttgttcgataatatgcatatttatatccacaaatctcggtttacattggcgccatgttcagaaatgcctccaaaatatccggagtaattagagagccacatcatataacagaaatactcataaactttgacgaaagatacgtattttacacatttttttatttttaaacgttacgaaaaaagcataccatgcaataatctgagacagctcTCGGAGGTAAAGaacatttctccgccatgttggagtcaacagaaatacgaaattacatcacaaatattcccttacctttgatctttcatcagaatgcagtgcaaggagtcctagttccacaaattgttgttttgttccataatgtccattactagtgtccaattagatGCTTTTGCTAGCATGTTTAGCtcacatgtccaaaagctggtgctggtccaggcgaactcggacgaaaacttcaaaattatattccaggtcgaataaactggtcaaactaagtagagaatcaatcttcaggatgttattatcatatatatccaataacgttccaaccggagcattcgttTTTGTCTGCAGAGTCATGGAACGCAGGCGATATCAACAGTAATTTGCGCAGCCAGGAACTGGCATTCTGACAGTCCACTGACTCATTCCCGTCCCATCAAGccccacatcacactagaggcttcactccacgttctactgactgttgacatgGAAGGCGTTGGAAgtgcgaacagatccatatcttgtttgAATGTGTATAGGTGATGACTTAAAATTCGACCAGCCCTAGAatctccacttcctgtttggaagtttacctgccctatgagttctgttatactcagacataattcaaacagttttagaaacttcagtgttttctatccaacagtaataataatatgcatatattagcatctaggacagagtaggatgcagttcactatgggcacgcaattcatccaaagtgaaaatgctggtTATACCATTATAATGTAGTATTATACTATATTACTTTATGACTAGGCCTATAATTTGCCCAACTCACAATGATAACAGTACAGTAATCGAATCTCAAGTGTCGTAAACTTGGATGGCGTTTACATTCTGTTGCAATAAACTGTCAATCACCAACATCTTGTCACTTGGCCGGAGCACGGAGCAGTAAAATATCAACAGGAAAGCTATCACAAAACACgattgaaacattattgaagtgatTCCACTGTGCTATTATTGATATCTAGCCGTCTAAAGTTATAATCCACTGTTGCTCTCAGGTTGTTTCCACTGCGGGAACCAGGAGTGAACTACATGGCCTCTGAGCTCACCAAGAAGGAGATCCTGGTGAGTGGTTCACATTTTGCTTGATCATTGTGATGTATTAGGAGCACTGACCTGCAAGTGGGGTTAAGGGGTACAATAAAGCACTGTGAAATGCCCTTTTCATAAAATGAGTTACTGTTGAATGTAACAGTAAGCATATAGGGGGGACAAAATGGCGCCGTAGAGAGAACACTGTGTTTCAGCGAGCTCCCATGGCATTCGTAAATTTTATATTTTTACATTATTCTCCTAGCTTCAAAAAGTGGTAGAATTGGCGAAATAAGTTATCCTACAACGAGTCTTGACGGCTATTTCTCAAAAATCTCCGACAACATGCCCAACAGAACTACTAAGAACTCGACCGAAACCACCACCTCTGTAGATGTGCAGGAGGAGCTAACTAATGTTAGCGAAGCTAACACCATTGCGGATCCAAGCACAATGGACCTGGTGATTCAAAAGATGACTGATAACATTACTAAAGTGATCGATGTTAAGATAAGAATGGTCTTGGAAGCAATAGCAGGCTGAACTATAGAGGGTTGTCAAACGTGTTGGTGAGGCAGAAGGAAGAATTGCTACTGTGGAAACTTCAACTACGTCTATGGACACTAAGATAAAAGCACTTGAGAAACAGGTGTGCGAAATGGCGGAGCACATTGACGACTTGGATAATCGAGGACGCAGATGCAATATTCGTGTTGTGGGACTCCCGGAAAATTCTGAAGGGACACGTTCAGTAAAAAATGTAATGGATCCCTGGCTACCTACAAATGGACACTAAGGCTGGTCGTGTGAAGCTGGACAGAGCCCAATGCTCTCAAGCACAGATACCTGGTCCCAACCAGTGCCCACAGTGGTTATAAAGTTCCACAACTTCACCAACAAGCAGCGTGTCATGGATGCGGCTAGAAACATCGGCTCTGAAGGTAGTCAACGTAAAGGTCCAAAGGTCTCATTCTTCAATGATTATTCCACAGCGGTTGTACGAAGACTCAAAGCGTTTGAGGCGAACGCTCGACTCGAGAATGAAGATGGACTACGCACTGCTGTGCCCGGCCACGTTGAAGATTATGGTCAACGGATCGCCTAAACTCTTCACACCTGAAGAGGCTGCTGCGTTTATTGACTCTCTCGGGTAAATAATTTTAAGCTGCACCTCCGCAGCATTGGATAACTTTTTATTTGAATCTGATCATGAAACAGTGGTGTGAGTTCTCACGTGCTCTGGTTCAGTAATATTCATATCTTTATTTTTCttgctaaatatatatatataaggatgAGGCTATTGAGTGGCAATGCGGACTTAAGAGTCTACATTGGAAAGTTGACATCCCCTGCATTTTAGCTAGTGGGAAAACCCCCTTTGGATCTTTACAGGTTAAATTTTGGGGTTTAGTATAGTTCGAGTTCAGGGTTCATATCGTTTGTTTATGCTCGGTGAGATAGAGAGTTCAACACATGGAAAAAGGTACCACCCCACTTTTACAGTAGGATTCAGTCTGGATATTGAATTGTCAAAGTGCAATGGCAGGTAACAGTCTGTGTGTATGCACATGGAACATTAGAGGGAGCCATAATCCCATTAAAAAGAAGGTACTGTCTTTTTTGAAAAAATTAAATATTGATATCGCAAGAAACTAATTTGGATAAGGAGCATCTGAAATTACAACAAGGGGGGTTTGGTCAAGTGTTTTTCTCATAATTTACATCCAGAAGTAGAGGTGTACCAATTATTGGGAAAAAGAACTTACCACTTAAGGTCTTGAATTGTGTGAAAGATAAATTTGGTCGCTTTGTTATAATTAATGGTACTTTACAAGGGCAGAACATTTCCATAATGAATATTTACTTCCCCCCTGCTCACCCCCCTGATTTCCTCACTAAGGTATTTCTAGACTTTTCAGAATTTAACTCGGACACTGCAGTGGTTGGAGATTTTAATTGTTTGTTGAACCCCTTTATTGATAAGTTTCCCAGCGGTATAGCTTCACTCTCTCCTCAAGCTAAGTCACTTAAAGCTATTTGTGATGATCTGGGGTATGCTGATGTTTGGAGAACTTTTCATCCCTCCAACAGAGTTAACTTTTTTTTCTCTGCACCTCATGAATGTCCGACTAGAATAGATTACTTTTTTATGCCCAGGATGTCTTTGCAGTCTGTTTTATCTGCTAGGATAGGAAGCATAGTCATATCTGATCATGCAGAGGTGATCCTGGACATAACTCAACGGGGCATTAAATCGGTCAAGACATTAGAGGTCGACTATAACCGTTGTTAAAGACCATACATTCAcatcatattttattttattacagaTTTTAAAGCATTTCTCTTCCTTGCTCCTTTGGGAAACCTGTAAAGCGTATGCAAGGGGTCTGatttatgtcatacacagccactaagagacagAAAAAGCGTCAAAAGCAAAACCCGTTAGAGGGTGAATTAGGAACTAAAGAGAAGGACTACATTAAAACTCCCACTCCTGCCCTATTAAAGGAAATATTAGTCCTTAGATCAACGTtggactctctcctaacacaggACGCTGAAAAGAAAATTAGATTTGTCAGGCGAAAGCTATATGAACATGGCGATAAGCCTGGAAAGTACTTGGCATACCTAGCTAAAAAGAGAGCTGACTCTGTCAAGTGCCACTATTACTGATTCTGATGGCAATCAATTATATGAAAATAAATTGATAAATGACTCTTAAGAAATTTTATGCAAACCTTTATGCCTCCGAACTGCCAGATGATGCACCCAAATTATTGGAGAACTTATTTTCTAAGATTGTTCTTCGGAGATAGTAGGGAGCTCAGAGGTCTCTCCTTAATCCCCCTATTACCGAGGAAGAGATAATGTTCGCAATTAAGAATTTGCAAAATGGTAAAGCCCCAGGACCAGACGGGTTTTGTAGTGAGTTCTATAAAGAGTTCCATGGCCTGATCCTTGAGCCATTGCGTGATATGTTTAACCACTCATTTTCAAATGACCAGCTCCCTCAAATGCTGAGAGAAGCCAACATATCACTTATTCTCAAAAGGGGAAATGTCCAGAGTCTTGTTCCTCGTACAGACCAATTTCCCTTCCGAATGTGGATATAAAATTGCTTTCTAAAATTATAGCCACAAGATTAGAGGACTCACTGCCACTAATTGTGAAAGGAGCCCAAACTGGCTTCATTAAGTGCCGTAAGTCATGCAACAATGTCAGGCGGCTTCTTAATGTAAACCAAGCCTACCAACAAAGTGCTATGGATGGTCTTGTGCTCTCCCTAGATGCTGAGAGAGTATTTGATTGTGTGGAGTGGTCTTACCTATTCTTTGCTTTAAATACATTTGGTGTAGGGGACAACTTTATAAAATGGGTGAAAGTTTTCTATGATGATCCTCAGGCTGCTGTCGTTACTAATGGGCTACGGTCAAATAGCTTCTCTATATACAGaggtaccagacagggctgtcctttgtctcctctcctctgcactcGTTATGGAACCACTGGCCGAGGCCATCAGGGTATAACGCCTGCTATACAGGGGCTGCTCATTGGTGTTGTTCACCATAAAATAAGCTTGTATGCTGATGATGTCCTGATATTCATCTCTAGTCCCGATACTTCAATTAAATCtcttattaatattattgaattATTCAGCGAATTCTCAGGCTACAAGATTAACTTAACTGAATCAGAGGCTATGCCACTTGGTAACCTTCAATCTGTAGCTAatacctctcccccttcccttttAAATGATCTCCCTCAGGTTTTATGTATCTGGGTAGATTTGTAACTCCTAAATTCCACCAAATATACAAAGCCAATTTTGTTCCCTTGTTTGATACAATAAGACAAGATCTGGAGCGCTGAAACTATCTCCCGATTTCTTGGTTGGGTAGAATATCCCTGTTGAAAATGAACATTTTTACATTAGACTACTTTACCCAATCCAAATGATCCCAGTATTACTCTCCAATAAGGTAATAAAGGATGTAAATGGATGGCTGAGTTCCTTTTTATATGGCGTAAACGTAAGCCAAGACTTAAGATGGCAATAATGCAGCTGCCAAGTTCTATGGGTGGCTTGGATCTGCCCAATATTAGGTTCTATCAGTGGTGTGCCCACCTATGTTATATTTCTGACTGGATCACAAACGATGACTCCTATTTGGTTAGACATTGAGACTTCTCTTTCAAAATACCCCTTACAGAATACTTTTTTTTTTCAGAAGTTTCAAGTCTGTAGAAGATCACTGCAATAATCCCATTACACTTAACACACTCAAAGTATGGAGGTTAGTTAAAcgcttcctgggaaggtccaaacTAACCTCTGCTCTTACCCCAATTCTTAACAACCCAGATTTTGGTTCCGGATTGCTGGATGCTGGCTTTCACTTTTGGCTTAATACGGGCATACGCAGACTAAATTACTTATTTGCTGATAAGATTTTGTCATTTGAGCAGATGGTCGAGAAATATCGACTCCCAAAACAGGGCTTTTTCCACTTCCTACAAGTAAGACATTACACCACCTTAATTggtaaccctgatatgtctgtcattgaaagaatgcttttttccccacaaaggaaAATGTCTGTCTGTTTTATGGTGCTTTAAGGGCCTTTTCTGCTGTCAACACAGAGGGTGAAACAAGTGTGGGAGAAAGAATTGTCTGTTACAATTGATGAAGAGATGTGGGAGGACTTTTGGAGATATGCAAAAATAATATCTATATGTAATCGTACTAGAGCGTTCCAATTAAGAATAATACACAGCTTGCATATATCCCCAAATCGCAGACATGCTTTTAGCcccacttcctcttcccctcagtGTCTTAAATGTAACACTGATACAGGCACCCTAACACATAGTTACTTCTGCGGGTAAGAGGAGGCTTTACAACATCCTTACCTTCGCAGCGAGGGCAAAcatccttttacagtggattagtgGTAATGTTCCTTCTATTAAAGATAGTATATTATGCCAATTTGAATGGGTGCCTCTGGAATATCTGACATGTACATTGCATTCTAAAACAAATCAGTTCTACAAAGTATGGGAACCTTATCTAAATGACCTAGAACCTGAGGTATCAGCTATTATGCTGCAAGGATTCTCTTAGAATGGTGGTGATCTATGTATTTCAGAATTATACTGTACGTTCCATGTGTGAAACCTAACACCTTGGTTTAAACTGAGctttttttgtttaatttctgtAAGTTTGTATAAAATATATGTATTGAGAGACGCAATGATGGGGTGAGAGAAGTGCCGAGCGGGAAGAGGGAAATGCTggatgtatgtgtatatgtataagTGAGTGCTGTTTCTTTTGTTTTGTCTCTCTTAATATGGGTGAAAAAGATGAAATTCCAATAAATACTGTTACAAAAAAACAGTAAGCATAGGGTGACTTGTCAAAGGACTCCCTTAGGTCCAGTGAGCAGACGAAGTGTTTATGAATGGAGCTTCTCTATCAAGGCGACGATAATGGTCTCTGTGCTCTTGCCCCACTGTGTCCTCAGGCCTTCAGGGAGAGTGAGGAGGCCAAGAAGAGGCTGGTGGAGTCCTACGAGCTCATGCTGGGGTTCTATGGTATCCAGCTGGTCAACAAAGACACAGGTGAGGTCAAACGCGCCGAGAACTGGAGAGAACGCTTCGCCAACCTTGAAAGGTGAGTTGCTGAAGTTATGCCTTGGTCATCTTTACAGGATGTGATTTCTTAAGACCATGTGGAACCACTGACCATTCTTTGTCATCAGTGGCGTTGTAAACTGTTACTAGGGGTCCTCCATCTAAATAttggttgtgttttctgtctcagGAACATGCACAACAACCTCCGCATTACGCGCATCCTGAAGAGCCTGGGGGAGCTAGGCTTTGAGCACTACCAGAGCCCATTGGTGCGCTTCTTCCTGGAGGAGACGCTGGTCAAAAGGAACCTGAGCAGTGTCAAGCGCAGCGTGCTCGACTACTTCCTGTTTGCCATTCGTGACAAGCAGAAGCGCAAAGAGCTTCTGCGCTACGCTTTCCAGCACTTTGAGCCCAAGGAAAAGTTTGTATGGTGCCCCAGAAAGATCCAGAAACAGCTGAAGAAGGCGGAGAAGGGGAACGGAGAGGGAGCGGAGGAAGGCCGCACACGAGCCAAggctagagagggagaggcagtgggAGCCCAGAAGGAGAAGGGTGTCAcggaggaggtgaaggagactACCAAGTTGAATGATGTAGCATTGAGTAGTGATGGAGATAAGCAGGCTGAGGGTTTTTCTGTTAATCCTTCGGGGCCAGCAATCTCCTCAGAGGACTCAGAATCACTGGGAAACGGTAACAGTAATG of the Oncorhynchus kisutch isolate 150728-3 linkage group LG17, Okis_V2, whole genome shotgun sequence genome contains:
- the LOC109907781 gene encoding opioid growth factor receptor, which translates into the protein MMEQDDLVCVYDSTWDTESDGDDPGENQTRRSSQDKTKSWTSGLWSNTFSRNMRAAKDMQNYRKGYPNLTDDECSEERMFNLKFYLNEYPSSPDEILIESFHKEWKTDYKRLERVHSYIQWLFPLREPGVNYMASELTKKEILAFRESEEAKKRLVESYELMLGFYGIQLVNKDTGEVKRAENWRERFANLERNMHNNLRITRILKSLGELGFEHYQSPLVRFFLEETLVKRNLSSVKRSVLDYFLFAIRDKQKRKELLRYAFQHFEPKEKFVWCPRKIQKQLKKAEKGNGEGAEEGRTRAKAREGEAVGAQKEKGVTEEVKETTKLNDVALSSDGDKQAEGFSVNPSGPAISSEDSESLGNGNSNDLDMDHSGSPDPESVKGDHSMEEGLKEDSQAKDSVQDSVKVKAAASEIKSDNLAQPTKKKREGDTVVTRNGPSENCPNGWEKGTGVPNDNHPHQTSPSAASSHKAKTEDPKKDSPKKDSSERGEKHPRTDFSDVSDNKAVPVGGENTKKAGEDQTNGKEVKNEVEPMDVESNSQPSSGNFRDMGTS